TATCTACGTTGCATTGCCTTGCCCGCAACGTTCCTATAGGACTTAACCTTAGGGTTTCCTTCACAACTGCTTGTAAGAAAGGAAGATTTGGGACGTCTGATTCTTTGACTAGCCTGTTATCGGACCCTACATTCAAGTGAATTTCCTCCCTGAGCTTCGTAAATACAGTGGGGTTCTGTATTAACTCTGTAATGGCAGATTGCATAGCTGTTGCAATAGTTTCCACGCCCGCAAAAAATATTTCCTGtacaaagaaaataattcatAGGTAGAGTTAATACGTTTAAATTACTATACAAGTGAACTTCATTAGTACTCGCGTGATTGGttgtttatttcttattttagaCTTCCTTGATTTTAGAGAAAAGTTTTATACATTGATTTTCATATGAATATTGATAGTTACATTAATTTGATGATCAATAATATCTAAGATAGTTAGGACAGAGAGTACATGCATGTACTCTTGTCTTCTATTTAATTAgcatttaattactattttatgattaaaaaaaaagatgggatATTTAAGACAAAGAATTAAGATATGTTCcgttgtcttttttgttttcaaaaataaaaaatcactcaaAAACTATCTCcaattaaacatattttaatttcttctatatttattatttttattataatacacTAACCAAACACATCTATTCACTTAAGAATCACAAATTAACTCATAACTTGAAATCATGCTCCTTGCACGAGACTATTACTGACTAGCGTATGAACAAAATTccgaaaaaaattagataagaaagtgcaaaaaaaaaaattactaataataacaaaactCTGCACTCAGCGAAACCATTAAGATTAAAGAACTCACCaggaagaatttttttatatgcctCCTTGTTAACTTCAATTCAGAATTTGTGTCTTTATACGTCTCCATTAAAATGTCCATCACGTCTTTCTCCCCTTCGTCACCACCGTTGATCAACTCAACCTTTTCTTCATATTTCTTCATCAGCTGCTCCATTAGCTGGTCATACTTCCAAGTCGCTGAAACGAGCCTTTTCCCTTTTCCTAAAAAGTCAAATCTGCTTAAAGGACCAAAAACTCCATTGAAACTAAACTTTGCTgcatttttcattatattccCTACCACCTTCCGTATTTCTATAGGTAAATTAGGGTTTTCCATGCATCTCTTGCCAATTGCCATTCTACAAATTATTTTACTCGAAAAGACTGAAAGCTCCTCGCCTAAATCACATGGCTTCCCCTCTCTTGACTTTTCCACCAGTGATTTTAGAAGCTTCAACGTCTCTTGCTCTCGGATATGGATGAATCGATCCAGTTGCGTGCCGGCGAATAGTTTGGTCATGCATAGCTTCTTCATGAACCGCCAATATGAGCCATACTCGGCATTGAAGAAAGTATATCCATCATAAATGTCAAATCTTGAGAGGCCAAAAGCGAGTGTATACTTAGAGGCAAAATCAACATCATGGATTTTCAATATCTCCTTGGCTGTTTTGGCATCGGACACAACAAAAATAGGTGTTGATCCAAAACGTATTAGCATGAGGGGGCCGTATTGGCTAGCAAGTGTTTTGAGGGAGCTTGGTAGCCTTGAGCTTAAAAGGTGAAGATGGCCAATGATGGGTAGGGCTGGAGGGCTTGGTGGGTGGCGAGTCTTGGTGCAAAAGCTGGTGCATGTTTTGATGAAGAGTTGCACCACAAGGATAATGGCGATCCAACTGCTGCCAAGGTAGCAATAATATGCAAAACCATGATCATCAGTGGCCATGAGCAGCAAGTTTTATAACATTTACACAAATGGAAGAggtttttattgtgattttcaATCTAGTGCTTAAGATTGTAGGCTTGGGAACATATACAATTGCTTGCATGAATTCTTTCGTCTACAAACCCCCAATTCAAACCATTGAACTTTTACTATTTATAATATTGATCATAAACttacatgattatattaattagattACTAATTACTTGCAAGTGCAGCACATGCTCACATGCATTAACACACTTCAAGGAGCAAACACTTATCAACTATATTTTTGCCAATatcattacattttttttcctggtagGTTGCCCATCATTTACTTTACAATCGAGCATTGATCAACCAAATATAAAGTGTTTCTAGCATATATATCTGATAGATCATGTATAAAGCAATGTGATATAGTTGATGCATTTTCATTATTTCATGTTGATCATCAAGATCCCTCCATTATTACATGAGAAATTTAAATTTggatatttgataatataataatgattgctttttaaagtgttttttggttggaaatgtttcaaaataatattttttttgttttaaaaaaattatttttgataccaacatatcaaaacatctgaaaacatcaaataaaattaatttaaaataaaaaatatattttttaaaaatatatatttttaaaatataaaaataaataagatataaacccatcttcaaaaactcaaaaatccACGTTTTAATGGTCCCTCATCGTCATCGAGATTCGAATAGGCGTTGACTAGCTAGCTACAAGCTAGGCTTGTAGCTAGCTTTGACTTTACATCAACGCCATTGACTCGAAGTGTTTGATGCCCTGTAGCTAGCCTTATGGATTCGCTTGACCAGGTTACTTTGCCACAGCCATATGGCATGGGTTGATAATTAAACTGCTGAGAAAGTACCAATAATTTTGCTTGCAAAAAGGAGTTCttaatacaatatttttaacaataagaTCAGGTCAACGTAATTCAGgaattaaattatcaattatgCTGTCTTAgtgtatataatatatatttataagagaACTTCTCAACCAAATTATTAATCTAAtcgctaaaaaataataaaattgaattcacATCCTTCtcaaaaagtttttattattataagaaatacACGGGGAAGTGTAGTTGGCACAcccttatttttattctttgaaaatGACGAAACTATCCTTAATTGtattatcaatataatttaaaagactCTAAAAGGCATGGATATTTTAACGTGGCAATCCACGGAAAATCACCCTtcagaaacaaaatcaaataagagggtattttaataattttacagGATTCCATCGGTCACTGTTACATTTAAAGGAGGCAATTCAGTATTGCTTATAATGCACAGTAAAATGGTCATTCTACCCTTATAATCATAGTGTTTTGAACTAGAGTAGagaggtatttttatatttttaattttttaaacataataaaatgactTTAAAAGTAACTTTTTCTTTAGCTTACATTTAGGGGCTCATTTGGGTATTTTGTCAGTTTGATAGAGgggaaattttataattttagaaatataaatattattttttaaaaaaaaatgattaacgtGTTGATTGCGCACATCAGCGCGTGGGTGGTTGTTGCGCTTTTCAAACCACATATTCATTAGCCAAACACCGGCTTTAAAGACAGCGTTTGAATCGTATTAGTGGCCCCTTTATTTTTGGACAACAAGTGTGGTCAATGAATCTCTGGTTTGGCATCGGTgacatttttttcttgctttctctctcctgtaaattctcaaaaaatcctttcaatttggttttcctttaaattcagttactttttattgctattttttttatttaaaataattcataaaattgagttttttttcctcattttgtTTCTGAATTTGTAGAAAACAAATActttgcagtaattatatattgatttggAATTGTACCAAGCATTATGGATATAAACAtgagaaacaagaaagaaaaacagaagagaaaatataaaaataaataaaaatattaatatgtgaaaatattaattttatcattttctatggaattaattatatataattatttttcttatatttatctcGATCTTATTGATTAAGTATTGGTAGTTAGAGTttcaatatcattaaattttacaacaacaattataacaataataataaaaataataaagaagaagaagacagatATAAGACAAATTAAGGTGTACACAAGGTAAATACAcatacattaatttatttcaatatatatttcaaatcataACTTTGTCCCAGGTACTGATTGAGGGAAGTACGTACTTGCATGTTCCTAAAACAACCAAACCTAAGGACTTTCAaagtacatatatatataggcacaCCTTACTAAACAAAGAAGTAAATGATCGATCGATGAGAGTTCCATGGTGGCTCTCCTAATATGCGTTCATGTGCTTAATAGGGTAGCACACGAGTGGATGAGCCATTTCTGCTGCAAAGCCAGGTCCTAAAGTTAAATCCACCTCCTTCCCATCCTTGATTTTCCAATCAAAGCACTGAACCAAGGCCCCTACTGCAGCATGCATGACCATCATAGCAAGGGATGCACCAGGGCATCCTCTTCTTCCACTCCCAAATGGAAGGAAACGGAAATTTTGACCCTTGAATTCCATTTGATGCTCGCCAATTTTCTCCTCGGAGCTCTCCAAAAACCTTTCAGGCATGAATTCGTCGGGATTAGCCCATGATTCCGGGTCCCTCATGACTGCATAGACATTGACAAGAACTCTTGTCTTGGCCTTAACGACAGAGCCGTTGACCTTGCAATCTTCAGCGCATTCTCTGATGATTAAAGGTGCTGAAGGGTGAAGTCTTAGTGTTTCTCTCATGACTGCTTTAAGGTAAGGGAGGTTTGGGACATCTGATTCCTTAACAAGTCTATTAGGCCCAACAACTGTGTTGATCTCATCTCTAAGCCTCTTGAATGCCTCGGGATTGTTGATGAGCTCTCCCATGGCCCATTGCATGGCTGTTGCTGATGTGTCTGTCCCGGCAAAGAATAAGTCCTAATTAAGCACATATTATAGATGTTAGCGATGccaataattgaagaaatatgcAAGAGATCCACATGTATTAATTTGTAGAAGGTAAAGAGAAGGAACTTACAAGCAAGAAGGACTTGATGtcatttttagataatttaatttcagCAGTTGGATCATTATATATCTCCAACAATATGTCCATCAAATCCTTCCTCTCCCCTTCCTTGAAACCTTTATTTGCCTTCTCTTCATGCTCCTTGAATATCCTCTCCGCTAACCTATCATAGGCTTGTAGTGCACCAACTAGTTTTTTCCCATTCCCAGAGAAGTCAAAAATCCTGAAAGGACCCAAAACATCCCCTAAACTTAACTTTCCTGCAAGCTGTAAACATGTCTTAACCAACCGCTTAATCTGATCAGCATCATTATTACTGCCTGAGCATCGTGTGCTCATTGTCATCCTACAAATAGTATTGTTTGTCAAGGCTGTAAACTCACCACTCAAATCACACAATTTCCCTTCCCTAGCACACCCCATCACCGATTCGACAAGCTTGACCTTCTCTTCATCAAGGATGTCGGTGAATTTCTCAAGTTGAGGGACAGAAAGAAGCCTTgtcatgcatagttttttcaTGAACCGCCAATAATCACCATATTGGGCAGTGACGAATCTTGATCCTCTATAAATGAAGTATTCGGAGGAGCCAAATTCAGGTCTAGAGGAAAAATTGATATCTTGGGTCTTAAATATTTCTTTGGCCACCACAGCATTAGAAGCAACAACACATGTTGATGCCCCTAGACGGATCTGCATGAGTGGACCATAGCGAACGGCAAGGGTTTGGAAAGATTTTGCAAGGACCGACCCAATTAGGTGGAGGTGGCCAATGACAGGTAGAGCTGGCGGGCTCGGTGGGAGGTTGTTTTGACTACGGGATCTTAAGAATGTTTTGATGAAGAAGTGTGCTAGTAGTGCAGTGACAAACCAAAGAAGGAAGAGGAGGTAATAGAACATATCAATTGTAGCCATAGCTAGTTTGGATGGAGGTTCTCTCTTGGGTTTTACACTTGTAAGTAATGAAAGTTTATGATGTGCTTATATAGAGAAATTGCATGCACTTGACtcttatatattattgtttttgttgtggttggccagccaaaagaaaaatacatttcaTTTGAGTTGCGAGACGTTacactaaaatatattaaaataatattttttattattttttaaaatttatttttaaaatcaatacattaaaactattcaaaaacactaaaaaaattaatttaaaataaaaataaatcaaaatttttaaaaagtataattatATCGTTTTTCAAACACCGTATTTAAAAGGAATATACCATGTCAATAATAACTCCAGAAATGTCATTTTCAGGACATGGGAAGGATTGGATGGcttgaaaattaaatatggGATCGCTATCACATTATTGAAGGTGGCATGATACATCTTGTGGTCCGCTTTTCTCATCAAAAGGACATCTTGTGGTCCGCTTTTCTCATTATGGACATTAATCTTTGACATTAATCTTCGGGGACTATCCTCTACGATGACTGGAGGGCCAATTATTCAATCTTGATTATTCTCTTAATGGTTGGccgattaagaaaaaaacaaacttagacAGCACTTCATTTGTCAGTGCAGATTTCCAAAATTAGACAGGTCACTGGGCaatgattcttttctttttaaaaaccaCATCCtgttttgttgttgaaaaaaaaaaaataaataaataaattattttctgatatttgatagtgtaatgaaaaataagttggaaaatattttttaatatttggttatatcatgaaaaatgagctgaaaaataatttattaatattttatttttttcaaatttattcaaataataaggaacaaatcttacaattaaaaggttgaataagaatgaaattgaaaaaaatattatttcataaattatctcaaataaaataaataataatcaaaataatagagattaaatctaaaaaataaaaaaattaaaagatgaagaaattaaaataataataattaacatttcataaattttttcaaataaaataagtaacaattaaaagaataagaaccaaatttaatagataaaaaatttcaattaaaaaatactaagggaaaagcaaataacaattataaaaatgaaaaccaaaattaatataaaaattaaattttaagggataaaattaaaaaataaatattcaaaacaaaatatatatatatataacaataaaaaatttgaagatcaaatttgatataatcagcaaataatatgatatttttaaatttttcataattttcagaaagtgttttctgttcaaaataaaagaaaaatacttttctgaaaaataagtcaaatttttcttttattaaaaagtattttttattaactaatttttctaacagaaaataaatacaaaaaaatttaaaaagtaaattttttaaaaaaacttttcagaAAACAAAGGTAGACTTATTTCCAACCTATTTTTATACTTGGAATCTTTAACTCTGGAATGTAAATCGGAGATGTCGGGTCTCTTGTCGATAGAGGCCCGTAAAGAATGGCCCAAGAAGCTGCCCACCATACGAGCTTAACATAACATGCAACTAGAACAAGGCAAAACCACATTTATTGTACTTTATCCATCTACAAATTACCATACAATGATAGAATTCAACTGTTCAGAACTGTTTCAATATTACAATAGGAAGTAATAGATCATAGGCAAAAGACAGGAGTGCTATACCTGGTATTCTAACCTATGTACATCAGTCAAAACAAATACGTAGCCCTTGTCCTACATACCTTCAAACGAATGAAGGAACAACAGTAAAACCTTCATGAGAATGAAGGGAACGCTGGTGAAAGATTGCCCGGAAGCAATCTTTCACTAGCAAAATTGAAATCTAAGAGCCGTCTGCCAATAAGTACAAGACTCCCTGAAAAGATATCACAAGAAGATGATCAATCTTGATGCACAAGGATATCACCAGAAGATGATCAATCTCGATGCACAATGATATAACTAGACGATGATCAAAGTCACCGCACAGGTTGTCACCGAAGGTAGTGACTGTATTCCTCCTGTTGGTTTACCATAGAATACTGTGGAAATATCATCAGAAGATGACCAATCACCGCATTGACATAAGAGTTCGaactcttttctctctctcagcCTTCCTAGCACTAGGAGTCCTCTTCATTTTTCGCAACTCCTCCATCACTACTTTCTCAACTGTGTCAATTGAGTTAAGGAGTTTCTTCTGGGGTGTTAGAGAGTCTGGATCACCAGAGGCTTGGTTTGTAATATGCTGCAAAATTTTCGGCACTTTACCAATGGTAGAAGAACAGCCCTTGACTGCAGTAGTTGGTTTTGCGGACATAATCCTGTTGCTGTGCTCGAGATGAGCAACTGGTGTTGCCTCAGAAGAGTCATGATTCATTCGGACTTGAGGCATTGGGCTCCTGATTTCTAGGTCATCACTTCCTCCCAAGCGTTCCCTTCTCCTTTCGATGGCCTGATCAAAGAATTTCCCCAACATTAGTTgaagaggaaaataaataaaaccaaaacccatgAACTCTATTTCAGCAACATTCCCACCTTACTTGAACCATAACAGGTCAATAAAGGTTCCCAGTTGAAGCCTCTGAGATTAGAGAATAAGTTGGCCTTTTGTCAACAAGGCAGTGTGCATTATTTGACAGCCCATTTAACGTGGGCACTCGAGTTGGACAATGGGGATTTTTATTCAAAACCAGTAAGATTCTGTTCTTTGACCAATTTGACAAAACACGCATGCGAATTGATCTAAAAACCTAGGACAGAGACTTGAGAGCAGCCCATCCCGCCGCAGTGACAGGGGGAATAGAGACCCCCACACACCTTTCACTTCACTCTGCAGGGACTGAAATGAAACCATATAGAACATGCAGAAGTTTATCCAGTAGTCTGTTCCACTCAGTACTCAATACACACCAGATATCATAGCATTGATTGTTTTGAAAGAAACCGGCACAAATCTTTTCCTCCATTTCATGCAAAGACCAAGGTTTCttgaaaattcaattacatgaaagccatatattttatattcctCGGAATCAAAACTAGACAGGCAGCCTGAATATAAGAAAAGCAAATTTATAGTAGCAATATTGTCAAGAATGATCCATGCACTTCAACATCGCTGCTCTTTTGAAACCAAACTTTCCCAATTAAATTATAACCAATcaacacgaaaaaaaaaataattaccctaACAACAGCAGTGACATCACGAAGAGGAGTCCTAGGGTACCAGGCAGGTAACACACTATTTGATCCACGACCCCTTCCTCTTCGGGCACTCCCAGGTGGAGGAATATTTTCTCTGCCCAATGTAGTCCGGCCACCTTGGTCCCTTGGAGTGCCCAAACCACCTCTTCCACGCACAGCAATGGTACCCGCACCCACTGTTTGAGTTCTTGTTGCTGCGTTTGGTCTAGGAGAACCAAACAGCGCCATGTCAAGCTCTGGCTGGTCTTGATAGACACCAAGAATCCTTGATTGTCTTCGAGCAGCAAAGAGTGCAGCTATGTCTACTGGGCTTGACAATCTATCTCTTGATACCGGCATTTTTAACTGAGAAAATTTGACCAAGCTTCTGTTAGATTGACTAGTAAAATAGAATATTACACAAGTTTAATTTACAAAAGAGAAACTGAGTTTGATTCTTCAAAGAAAACAGAGATCTCGGATTTGTGCAAAGAGAACCCACTTACTTTCCATGAAAATGTAAAGATTCACGAGAAAATGAAGGTTTTCTCGGAAAAATAACAAGAGAATAATCAAACACGGTTTTGTTACATTGATCATTGAAGAGAGATGCAAAATTATTTACTGGATACAATAAAGAACCTAAGCCTAAGGTTTACATTTatcatttcaagaaaatgaaTAATCTGGGGTAACTATAAAACCCACTCTCCTTTTCTCAGAAAATAAAACTTTCCAGgaaaattagggtttctttCACTGCAaacgaaacaaaaaataaaagaaacagagaTCTCCCACATTTTCCGGGCAAACCTCCCATTTCCCGAGAAAGCTCCCAGTTTATCATCATTCAGACccaaattcaatttctttcatgaAACAAGAAATCTCCAGCGACACACTCGAGGAAATAACATTGTCTTAAAATCCATACCGCTGATTTTAAAAGAAGAATAGGAATCCAAAGAAACCAGGATAAAGGCAATTAAcaagtaaaataacaaaacGAGAACCAGATTTTTTTCTGctataaaatgataaatctcCAACAACCCagataacaaaataacattTCAATGGAACCCAAATGAAAGAACAGAGAAATGAGAAGAGTTTCTTGTTTGCTTGGTTGTTACCTTTGAAAGGCAAGAAACACTAGGGTTTCGGTGCTTCTTTTTTATGAGGGAAGAGGGGCTGTGTTTGGTATCTCTGCAAGtgtaaagaagaagagagagagcttCGTTAGCGAGAGAAGAGATATTGGCAAATTCTTTTGAAATGAAATATGGGCGGTCTTATAG
The Populus nigra chromosome 3, ddPopNigr1.1, whole genome shotgun sequence genome window above contains:
- the LOC133690316 gene encoding 3,9-dihydroxypterocarpan 6A-monooxygenase-like — protein: MATDDHGFAYYCYLGSSWIAIILVVQLFIKTCTSFCTKTRHPPSPPALPIIGHLHLLSSRLPSSLKTLASQYGPLMLIRFGSTPIFVVSDAKTAKEILKIHDVDFASKYTLAFGLSRFDIYDGYTFFNAEYGSYWRFMKKLCMTKLFAGTQLDRFIHIREQETLKLLKSLVEKSREGKPCDLGEELSVFSSKIICRMAIGKRCMENPNLPIEIRKVVGNIMKNAAKFSFNGVFGPLSRFDFLGKGKRLVSATWKYDQLMEQLMKKYEEKVELINGGDEGEKDVMDILMETYKDTNSELKLTRRHIKKFFLEIFFAGVETIATAMQSAITELIQNPTVFTKLREEIHLNVGSDNRLVKESDVPNLPFLQAVVKETLRLSPIGTLRARQCNVDTKINGYDIKAGCRILINAYAIMRDSNTWDKPDEFMPERFLSAKSTDGTVDNIDQHPTLDFKGDQDFHYLPFGSGRRACVGASHGLVVTLSTIGMLVQCFDWELKDADKIDTKMTGYSGSRALPLACYPTTRFDPTKA
- the LOC133688515 gene encoding 3,9-dihydroxypterocarpan 6A-monooxygenase, with protein sequence MATIDMFYYLLFLLWFVTALLAHFFIKTFLRSRSQNNLPPSPPALPVIGHLHLIGSVLAKSFQTLAVRYGPLMQIRLGASTCVVASNAVVAKEIFKTQDINFSSRPEFGSSEYFIYRGSRFVTAQYGDYWRFMKKLCMTRLLSVPQLEKFTDILDEEKVKLVESVMGCAREGKLCDLSGEFTALTNNTICRMTMSTRCSGSNNDADQIKRLVKTCLQLAGKLSLGDVLGPFRIFDFSGNGKKLVGALQAYDRLAERIFKEHEEKANKGFKEGERKDLMDILLEIYNDPTAEIKLSKNDIKSFLLDLFFAGTDTSATAMQWAMGELINNPEAFKRLRDEINTVVGPNRLVKESDVPNLPYLKAVMRETLRLHPSAPLIIRECAEDCKVNGSVVKAKTRVLVNVYAVMRDPESWANPDEFMPERFLESSEEKIGEHQMEFKGQNFRFLPFGSGRRGCPGASLAMMVMHAAVGALVQCFDWKIKDGKEVDLTLGPGFAAEMAHPLVCYPIKHMNAY
- the LOC133688967 gene encoding protein POLYCHOME-like — translated: MPVSRDRLSSPVDIAALFAARRQSRILGVYQDQPELDMALFGSPRPNAATRTQTVGAGTIAVRGRGGLGTPRDQGGRTTLGRENIPPPGSARRGRGRGSNSVLPAWYPRTPLRDVTAVVRAIERRRERLGGSDDLEIRSPMPQVRMNHDSSEATPVAHLEHSNRIMSAKPTTAVKGCSSTIGKVPKILQHITNQASGDPDSLTPQKKLLNSIDTVEKVVMEELRKMKRTPSARKAEREKRVRTLMSMR